In Chiroxiphia lanceolata isolate bChiLan1 chromosome 11, bChiLan1.pri, whole genome shotgun sequence, the genomic window tcccctggagaagagaaggctccagggagacctgagagccccttgcagggcctaaaggggctccaggagagctggagagggattggggacaggggatggagggagagaacaagagggaatggcttcccactgccagagggcagggagagatgggatattgggaaggaatccttccctgtgagggtggggaggccctggcacaggttgcccagagaagctgtggctgccccatccctggaagtgtccaagaccaggttggacagggcttggagcaacctgggatggtggaaggtgtccctgcccgtggcagggagtGAATGAGAGgagctttagggtcccttccaacccaaaccatgctgtgattccatgacaggacagggctgtggcagTAAGAAGCACGATCAGAAGTGGGCCCAATCCCCCAGAGTATGGAGCCAGCAAACATCAGCAGAGCCTGGGTGTCTGTCAGCACCTGCCCTTGGGGTGGCAAGGACAACTCAATAAATGAGAGGATGAACTAAGTGCcagaaagacttttcttcctgcttttacGTCTTGGTTAAAAAACTAGAAGGATGCAAATCTGGCAATGAAAAATATCTAATAATCATACTTAAGAGTGACTTTTGGACAGGTTGTGTATTTAGGACAGCACAAAGCAACAAGACACCTAGCTTAGGTACAAAGTTTCTTGTACAGaacagaggcagctgccccCAGAAAGCCTCTCCAGCCAAATCAGATGTGCAGACAGGCAAAATATTCCAGAATATTCAGAAGAATGCTGAAAGTAGAAAAGGTGATAAAGCCAAGAATCTTATCAACATTACTGCCCAGTGTTGAGCTACAGGTAAATTTCATACTGGAAGGGCTCTGCCTACAGTCACttatttccttcaaaagaaAGGCTTTCAGACtttcagcactgctctgtgGGCAGTGAattctctgcactgcagcatcaACAGTGTAACAGCACAAGGAGGGATAAACAGTCCTTCGACAGTTGGCTGGTTTGTAAAAACATTAATACAGGAAATTGTTCTAAATGCCTCATTCAGAACTTGTTCTGAGCTATGTTTAAACTGGTACAGCACACACAATTAAACCATTGACTGCCAGATGCTGGTTAAATACATGCTACAATGGAAATGAAGCaacaaaagacaaattaaaaaatcaaaaataattccattacTCATCACACAAgtttctgatttgttttctgttagcAATTCTTACAGAACATGTACATGAAGATCTTGTACATCAATGAACCTTGAGACATAACCAAAGAGAAATGTGAGCAATAAAAACTGTAAATGAAATGAACGCATAGAAGTCAAACTTCTATTCCTATGTGCAAGGgagcatttgaaaattaatggtAAGGAAATGGATTAGTACAAATCTGCATCTACACATAAGCACAACCTAGAAAACTCAGATTTTTCTAATtgcagatgaaataaaatgactgaaatgtttttgttgtaaCTCAAACCATTACTGGCAACAGTGTATTTAGAAAAAGTATCAGTCCCTGAGCCAGCAGGTAAGAACTAGAAGATatttctctctatatatatatacttaaaaataaaaatttaaaaattacttatgcTTCCAGCCATAAATTCATAAGAGTAACAAAATTGCAGCAATCAAtgatgggaagagggaaaattcAGCCATAGAGAGACAAACTTCTTTCATTTTGCCACTTGAATTGCTGACAGGCACTTGGGACCAGTTTACAGGTACAATTCACCCTTGATCCTCCAGTTTTCCAGTTGAGCCTAGAAAAGGTGCTGCTTCTAACAGGGTTTCCAGAAATTTGAtataagaaagaagttttttacaatgagggtggtgagacccttacccaggtttcccagggaagctgtggctgccccatccctggaagtgtccaaggccaggttggacggggtttggagcaacctgggctagtggaaggtgtccctgcccgtggcaggggagCTGGAACAACATAATCTTCAAGGTCCCACCCCCCCcgaaccattctgtgattccatgaaatacATACAATGCACAGAATAGCAGTTCATAGTAAGAAACTATTAACAATTAGGTtatttgtgtgtctgtgcacgAAGGACAGGAAACTTTAAGTGTGTCCAGCGATGAAGAAACAAGACAAATGAGTACCTGTGAGCAAAACTGGACAAAAGAGAGCTGATTGTTTCTGTTTGTCTCATCTTTCCTTTAGCTAGAGTagaatcaaaaaggaaaatgaggcaCAGTTACCTTTGCACTCTGCAAAGAAAGAGCATTGCTGGGCTACAGAGTACATGGGCTTGGTGCCAGGCTGTGAAATAAAGGACAATGTGGCCACGCCAGAATCCAAGGCCTGACGTTTCTTACCATGGTGGAAATGACAAATTGCTACAAAAACCAAAGgcacataaaaagaaaagtcctGTGAAGTGCTACCAGATGATATTTCCTTGCTCGACGAGCTCATGTCACTTCTCTGAAAAAGAATGAGTTCCTACGGAGATTGAAATGCCAATATTGCAGAAAAGCACTGTCCTTGGGGCAAAATCAACCTTTTCCTAGATTCCAAACAGTTTAAATATTAACACAAGGGAAAATTTTAGGTACACAAACGTATTGGTTGTTGGAAACTTGAGAAGGCTGCTCAGTgtgtccagctccttcagataATTTTGTCTTCCCCACTGTGTCCAGGTGTAACTGGCTCAAGTGCAAATGGCATCTGGAATGAATGCTCCAGGTCTCTGTAATGCAAAGATACTGAGATATCAGTGATACAGGAATTATAACAAACGACACATTTACTTTAAAGAGGGAATTGAGTTTCTGTGGAAAAGAGTGCATAACAGTAAAGGTGAGGCCAGAAAATGGTGGCCACCCACCTCTCTCAGGGTTTTGAGAAGACTGTGGCACCAGACTGAAAACCACTCATTTTTTCAAGTTACATTCAGATGACCAGGTGTTTTTAGCAAGGGCAATGTGTACAGATGAGCAAACAACAGCTGTAATGTTCCAAAGCAATACAGAACTTTTACATTTAACAAGTCTGGAGCAAAAAGATACACAGGTCCTGGACACCACATTTGGCTGTTTTATTAGGGACCTAATAAATTTGAGAGCATGAAGGCAGGAGCCCACAGTTGGTGGTTTGGTACATAGGAAAACTCGCTTTACACATCCTCTGGTCTTGCCTCTACCTGAGTTTACATAAACCAGTTTCTTCTTTACTGAGACACTGAACTGTGTTTCATGCTCTCGTGACAATCTCAGAGAAGTTGCAGCAATGTTTCTCATTTAACCTGGCTTTCTAGCTAGGCACTTCACAATCCCAGTCATGATGAAGCCACAAAACCCTTTGGGTTGACAGTCTGTGGAGAGCAGAAGGAATAGTAGAGAAGCTCCAACACAAATGCTGTCAAGAGCACCTCCTTGCCAGCTGGTGCCAGCTAAGCAGCCAGGCACAAAACCACTGCTGTTTCCTCATGCTTATTTCAGATTCTCGTCTCTGCCTCTGTTCCTGgctgttctgtgtgttttgccCTGTGAAGGCAGCTAAAATTCCAATAATTCTTCATTCAGCTCTCTTGGCTTGGCCAGTGCAATTTTGGGGTTAGTGCTTCAGCTGACAGTGAAGGTAGAGCAACAATCTTGTTCTAAATGGCCATGTGTAAAGTGATAGGGCTCATTTTTGGGGGCTGGGTCTCCCTcaaagcagagcccagcccttGGGAGGACAGAACAGCCACAGTATGTGCAGAGGAACTGAGGGTTCCAGGACACAGAGTGTTACATGTCAGACTTAATAGCCCTGGTTACTTGGAAATAGATTAAGTCTTCAGTGCTCAGGACAGACTGGATTTGAACCTTCCTTAAAGAAAGGAGAGGCATTTGGAGAAAGCCAAACAACACTTTTTCCCTTATTGTCTCAGTCAGCAGTGAGGAAAAGGAGTGGCTAAGGCAGGGCAATCCTCACACTTCCTATCCTGGTACATGCAAGGGGGCCCTGACAGGGTGAGGTTGCCATCAACTTTTGAACTCCACATTTGCAAACACTCTCATAATTTACCAGTTCCCAGCTGCTTCTGCATTAATCTGAAGTGAACTGAGTTACCTGCAGGGACTAGAAGTGTATAGACAAGGCCTAAAGCCATGGTCCAGTGTGCCCTGCATTCCTGGATGCCATGCCCTGCTACCTTATGGTGCAGGGAGACCACACTCACCTGGTACTTATTGTTTTGGTGCTGAATCAGCAATTGGTTTCTGCACTCCAAAGGCAGTGATAAAAATATTCACAACTACTATAATGAATACTAGTCCAGTTGCAAGGTTGTTGAGGAAATCCAGCTTTCCATGTTTTGCAGGGTTGTTAAGGTcatattttacttcaaagagagaggagaaaaaaaaaagtttagtgAGATGAATATTTCAAAATCCAGAATAAAAGTCTTCATACTGATGTAGTTCAAGGATTTCTCTTATGCTGAGCTATTTGCATCAGTCATATTTAAAAGGGAAGTCAGATATTCTGCAGTGTCAGTAAAAATGCTAAGGGGAAGGTCTGTAACCACGAGGAGCCTATTAACTTCCAGTAATTAGCATCTAATCTCCGTGGAGGCACACAGGAAGTAATGGATGCACTAACATTACTAGGAATCTTCTGAACTCTTGATCTTTTGAAGCCTAGCTTTGTTGCAgatttaagcatttaaaaattatttcagtcttgAATATATGAAGTTTTGAAGCCCTGACAGGATGAAGCTAAATTTCCCACCATTAAAATGCTACAGATCTCTTTAccactgctggatttttttctgtgctggtgcCCTTCCCCAGCTTGTACTCCCTTGTACTCCCTGCTTTTGCCCTGGCTCTgtttttagaaagcaagggcTCTCTATCTGTTAAACAGAGGGAGATATTGGAGCAGTGTAGCTGCAGCCCTTCCTACAGAGAGCATCAGCTGTgtaaacattttcctttgtttcttgcAGTTGATTTTTGCTTGAACTTCTAATGGGAGTGAGGGAGGATCACACAAGGGAGATAGCATTAATTTAGTGTAAATTTTGATTCCAGGCCTTGTCAAAACATACAAATTGGTTACACTGGGCTGATAATAGGCTTGGTACAGGACAGTGAGAAGTCTGGGGTGCTTGCCTGATGTcttagaatcattaaggctggaaaagacctccaagatcatcaagtccaaacttTGCCCAAACAGCAAACGGCCACTAAAACATCATGTGAATACCCAAGATTTTCCAGTGCCACTGTTCCCTCGCAGTAAGGGCTCTGCAGCTCAGACCCTCAGCTACATTTCTTTGATGCTGGTAGAATGAGTGAAGAGGAATCCTGGAACAAGTTTTGAGAATGGTTTTTGCATAGGTCACTGGAGCTTGTGTCTGCAAGAGAAAGTTTATACCTGACAAGTTTTTGCAGCAACATAAATAAAACTTAGAGCTCCTTCTGACAGGCACATACACAGATGTGCAGCTTATATGGCTCTACTGCACGAGATCAACTTTGTTATTTGTGTGACTCAATGACCCTGCCAACACTGCAGAGCTAAACCACAGCCTCCCTTGCTTGTGGCAGCAGTTGAGTGGTGGCAAACGCACTCATGATGCTGAAATACTAAAAGCCAGGTTCATCTGGTGTCCCTAGTTTGGAAGTCTAATGCTTGGTCTGGTTTCAAGGAATTCTGGGCACCTGTTCAAGTCCTGTTTGCTAAAGCAGTGTAGTCAAACATCACAGGCCAGGCAAAGCAGTGAAGGACAGTGTGGGGGAACTGTCTGAGAAGCTCCTGCGCACCTGTGTAGGCATGAAATAATTTAGTCTCAGCAGTACCTCAACCTTAAAGTGAGTTTACAGGTCTGCAAAGCATCTGGAGGTACGTGGATGTTTGCATCCCACCAGGACCTCGAAGGACTCTAGTAACTGCCATGTGAATGAAGCAGaataaatgaaatggaaaaattaattctgaaatgtggaaaaaaaggcatttcagatGGTTGGTTTAAAAAGGAGAGGTAATAATGGCCTAACCTGTCATGCAAGTTAAAAGAAATCATGCTGAAAGGCAAGCTGACACTTTCAGAGCTGTCCCTTTGTCCAAAGGAGGGTCAGAGAAGACAAGTAATGCTTGTTAGTTTAGGAAGAGCTCTAAATTTTGAAGCAGAATTGCAGTAATCCTATCTTCGTAATTACAGTGCTTAAGATGAGGGTTTTTGTGAAAATGTTCTTAAGAACAGTTAttctttaagtattttattataGTGGGATTAGATTACTATGATTTCATGCTACTGAAACTATTTCAAGacattctttgcttttcttccaaaaagTTAAGATCACCAAATCACTTTCAAGGACAAGTTTGCTGAACATTTCTCACATTGTTTTTGTAAAAGGCTCttttgaaggaggaaaagcttttaattCCCAGTAGAAACTGTGAGAACTAGCAGCTCCCAGGATAAAACCTGTCTCAAGGAAAGAAACTGGATGGTGGCACAGACTTTTGTTTGGAGATGGTAGAGGCAGAATTTCGTGGCTGGGCAGAAAGGCAAACTGTTCCTGTAGGCCAAAACTCCCAAATATACATTGGGAAAAGCAAGTTCTCACTCTGATGCCTGTATCTTTGTACCTTCATGTCCTATTTCCTCTCTTCCTATCTTCTTCCTATCCTTTGACCTCAGCAGGACAGCACTGTTCCAAGAGGGCTTTGCCACTCTCAATGTGACAAAGATAAAACTGACAGCATTTAAGCCATTTTGGCAATGTCTTGCAGGAACAAGCACTAAAAAGCAATAGCTCAGCACATACTGAGAAATTGTTGCCCAACAAAAAGAGAGGGAACTTGTTTACAGCCTCAAAGCCCGCTGAAAGAACCACCAGGGAGATGCCTTGAGGAACATCCACgtattttgctaatttttccATGACTCtcttcccacctctcccagtATCaacaggttgtttttttccagtccctTTCTGGAATCTCCTCTGAGCCAAGACCTGGATTTTGCTCTTGCACCAACCCTACCAAATGCAGAGACAGCTGTATTCTGTCTCttttgtaagaaagaaaaagctacaTCAGCTACTTATCAATATTACAAGACTCATATCCTGGATCCCCAGGAACTTTCTCCTTTAACAGAACCttgttttttcagctgtgattaAAAAAGTAGAACACTGAAGGACTGACAGGGATGCCAAAGGTGGCACCCATGTGTGATCTCTGGCATTTCATTTACATTGGGCTTATTGTACTCGTTAAGGTAAAGAGCAAGATTTGAAAAAGGTTATGAGAAGAAATGATCACATAACACCAGCAGAAGGGATCCACAGCTGTTTCCTTCCAGAGGAGAtgtcatttatttcagtgaacAGTGTGGTTCAACATTTCCTCTGATTTCCATAGGAATCTTTGCCTGACTCTCCAAAGGGCTTTGGGTGCTGCTCATTCACGTCACAGGTTTTCAGCAACTCTGCAAAGTGCTACTGGATTCTTTTTGCATTTGGCATCACAAGAGCACAGGGGAAAATACCACAGTAGGTTAAGACAGCAAGGAAAGGTACTGAAGGCTTGTTTAAGGTCAAACCAGAAAACCCAGTTTTCCAGAATAGTGCTGTGTCTCCACTCTTGGTGGAgtttcagctggttttttttgggtaaTGCATGATCACTCAGCAATGACATTGTTTTTTGAAATAAGTCTGTTTCTACAGCTACTTAAATCAATATTCTGCCTGACAGAATATGGCAGAGGGTACAGGACATAAGTGTGCTACTGATTTGGCAATACTAACTAATTTTTAGTGATAAATACTGTGTCTTGTGCCTCACAGTGTTGTACCTGTTAATATTGAATGCCTATTTTTGAGAACAGCAAAACCACTGCATTGAACTTCTAGGAATGTGAAGGTCTGTAATTCAACAAGacagaaaggggagaaggggaaggcagggagcagggaactAATTCTACAGCTGCCTCATTCAATGTGCCCAAAGCACACATTTAACACAACTCCTATTTGAACTCATCCTCTCGAATGAGTGATTTCCAGCATATGCTAATGGCATCACATCACAATTCTCAGGCAGAAAGTAAAAAGGGTTTCCCAAGCAAGTTCCAGGATTATACTCACACTGTATTTTGATGTCAGGTGTCATTTCAAATTTTGGACTGAAGTCACTATGACTTCATGTGGATAACAGATGAGATACGCTCTTCGGGTGAAACGCTGCTCCAAgtaatctatttttctttttaattttaatttcagtttaacaTGGATTTGAAAATTAACAACAACGAGTATATTTCTACCAGTCCCCACTTAGAGATTTGGGATCTCTAGCTGGGGAATGGTAGATGCAGTTTGGTTGCAGAAACACGGCCAAGCTGAAGACAACGTGCCACACCAACACGAAAACGGGCATTTTGACTTTCACTTCTCTGTCAGAGTTCCATATtcacagtaaattttttttgatAAGACTGATATGGAAGAAACATATTTCAGTCATAAGATTAAGTAACAGGTCTTGCTGGAAACAGTATTATGAAACTGGGCAGGCTGCATGATCCTATCTGGCCTACTGATGTTTCTTTTATGATATTTCatcattttccttcctcctcaggctttctgctgaaaaaaacattcaTATTCTGGGAAATAAGAACATTGATAAAAATAGAAGATTCCACATAAATCTGCCCTTCCTGCCTTTGTTGCGCTATTTCTAGGGTTTCAAGagaaaatcaatatttttggatatttaagaaaatttcttcacttgaaagagttgtcaagcatttgaacaggctgctcagggaagtggttgagtcaccaccCCCGGAGATAACTAAAAGATGTGTAGTTGTGGTGTTCATGCACATGGATTAAGGGTGAACATGGCAGGGCAGAGTTAACTTCTGGACTCAGTGTTCTTAGgggccttttccaacctaaatgattctatgattctaactTTGATCAGTTCTGAGGTAAAGACTTCCAAACACAAcagctttttaaagtaaatggTGTGTCTACACACCATCTCATAGGCTGCGCCCTGTAAGAAAAACACACCAATGGCTCTTGCCATGGCCACCTACCAAGGAATATCAGGAGCACTCCCACCATAATTTGCAGTGTGAGTGACAGACTGATGAGAACGATGAGGGGGATGTAGAAGTTGAAAGAAGGTCCTTGCTCCATCACAGCTTTCAGCTGGGACGCGTTGGCCATGAGCAGGGCAATGTCCAACATGCTCTCAGCCGCGCTCTTCTTGTTGGCGTAGTGGTTGATGTTGAGGGGCCCGTTCCTTTGGAAGAACTGCAACCTTCTGTGCTGAAATTGGGAGAGAAGAATGATTATTCACATCTCTCTTAACTGGTGGTGAGTGAGAGATCCCTCGGCCCATCCACTGATTTCTGTGACCATGTGGACAGTTGTTACCACCGTCCTCCCAGctgagaggagagcaggaaacAGGGTCTGCCTGTACTGCCCTTTGGCAGGGACACGTTTTCCAGCTTGCCTATAGGATCAGTCTaaacagtgggaaaaggaaagatcggaaaagctgaaaagtttGCCCTGACAAAAAgttgggagggaaaaaacactGTAATACAACCCAGCAAACAACAGATTGTTGGGACTAATTTACTCCTGAAGGCacacttaaaaatacagatttattaaATTCACTTTCTCTCATCACACATCTAAAAAGTTCCTTCATTACTCACAAGTCTTATTTTGAGGACTGATGTGG contains:
- the NINJ1 gene encoding ninjurin-1 isoform X1; its protein translation is MDSGSETHELNGQAEGAEPAAAERHRRLQFFQRNGPLNINHYANKKSAAESMLDIALLMANASQLKAVMEQGPSFNFYIPLIVLISLSLTLQIMVGVLLIFLVKYDLNNPAKHGKLDFLNNLATGLVFIIVVVNIFITAFGVQKPIADSAPKQ
- the NINJ1 gene encoding ninjurin-1 isoform X2; the encoded protein is MGRRRARSRRLPRGRLQFFQRNGPLNINHYANKKSAAESMLDIALLMANASQLKAVMEQGPSFNFYIPLIVLISLSLTLQIMVGVLLIFLVKYDLNNPAKHGKLDFLNNLATGLVFIIVVVNIFITAFGVQKPIADSAPKQ